A stretch of Prunus dulcis chromosome 6, ALMONDv2, whole genome shotgun sequence DNA encodes these proteins:
- the LOC117631304 gene encoding laccase-11-like, translating into MASSCRNRLFSGLLFLCCGFLGFITSPAEAAIKKYQFDVQVKNVSRLCHAKPIVTINGRFPGPTIYVREGDRVLINVTNHAQYNMSIHWHGLKQYRNGWADGPAYVTQCPIQTGSSYTYDFNVTGQRGTLWWHAHILWLRATVYGAIVILPKPGTPFPFPQPYREAEIILGEWWNGNVEEFVNKANNLGLPPNSSDAHTINGKPGPLFPCSEKHTFSMEAEQGKTYLLRIINAALNDELFFGIAGHNLTVVEVDAAYTKPFTTEAILIAPGQTTNILVQANQASGRYFMAARPFMDAPVAIDNKTATGIFQYRGIPNTVLPSLPQLPASNDTAFALSYNKKLKSLNTPNFPANVPLKVDRKLFYIIGFGKESCPTCLNGTRFVASLNNISFEMPQVGLLQAHYFNLKGVFKTDFPDRPQTSFNYTGAPLTANLGTSTGTRLSKIAFNSTVELVLQDTNLLTVESHPFHLHGYNFFVVGTGIGNFDPAKDPAKYNLVDPVERNTVGVPTGGWTAIRFRADNPGVWFMHCHLELHTGWGLKTAFVVEDGPGSDHSVLPPPKDLPPC; encoded by the exons ATGGCTAGCAGTTGCCGGAACAGACTCTTCTCTGGGTTGCTGTTTCTTTGCTGTGGGTTTCTGGGCTTTATCACTTCTCCAGCAGAAGCTGCCATAAAGAAATACCAATTTGAT GTCCAAGTGAAGAATGTGAGTAGATTGTGCCATGCAAAGCCCATTGTTACTATAAATGGAAGGTTTCCAGGGCCTACAATCTATGTCAGGGAAGGAGACAGAGTTCTCATCAATGTTACCAACCATGCTCAATACAACATGTCAATTCACTG GCATGGACTGAAGCAATATCGAAATGGTTGGGCAGACGGACCAGCTTATGTAACACAATGTCCAATTCAGACTGGAAGTAGCTACACTTATGACTTTAACGTAACAGGCCAGAGAGGAACTCTATGGTGGCATGCACACATTCTTTGGCTGAGGGCTACTGTCTATGGTGCAATTGTCATCCTGCCTAAACCAGGCACCCCGTTTCCCTTCCCACAACCATACAGGGAAGCTGAAATTATACTCGGAGAATGGTGGAATGGCAATGTGGAAGAGTTTGTCAACAAAGCAAACAACTTGGGATTGCCACCAAACTCCTCGGATGCACACACAATCAATGGGAAGCCAGGGCCATTGTTTCCTTGCTCTGAGAAAC ATACTTTTTCTATGGAGGCTGAGCAAGGGAAGACCTATCTCCTGAGAATTATCAATGCTGCTCTCAACGATGAACTTTTCTTCGGCATTGCCGGTCACAACTTGACAGTGGTGGAGGTTGATGCAGCGTACACAAAACCATTCACTACTGAAGCCATACTAATTGCACCTGGCCAGACCACAAATATTTTGGTCCAAGCCAATCAAGCTTCAGGCAGATACTTCATGGCTGCTAGGCCTTTCATGGATGCTCCAGTTGCCATAGACAACAAGACAGCCACAGGAATATTCCAATACAGAGGCATCCCCAACACTGTTCTACCAAGCCTTCCTCAACTGCCTGCCTCTAATGACACCGCCTTTGCTCTAAGCTACAACAAGAAACTCAAGAGCTTAAACACTCCAAATTTTCCAGCAAATGTTCCTCTCAAAGTTGACAGAAAGCTCTTTTACATCATTGGTTTTGGAAAAGAATCATGCCCAACTTGCCTTAATGGAACAAGATTTGTTGCTTCCTTGAACAATATCTCTTTTGAGATGCCTCAGGTTGGGCTTCTCCAAGCCCATTACTTCAATCTCAAAGGGGTGTTTAAAACTGACTTCCCTGATAGGCCCCAAACTTCTTTCAATTACACTGGTGCACCACTTACTGCCAATCTTGGGACTTCCACAGGGACTAGGCTGAGCAAGATTGCCTTCAACTCTACAGTTGAGCTGGTGTTGCAGGACACTAATCTTCTAACGGTTGAGTCACATCCCTTCCATCTCCATGGATACAACTTCTTTGTTGTTGGAACTGGGATTGGGAATTTTGATCCTGCCAAGGACCCTGCTAAATACAACTTGGTTGATCCTGTTGAGAGAAACACAGTTGGAGTTCCCACAGGAGGTTGGACCGCCATTCGTTTTAGAGCTGATAATCCAG GCGTTTGGTTCATGCACTGTCATTTGGAGCTTCATACCGGGTGGGGATTGAAAACAGCATTCGTTGTAGAAGATGGACCAGGATCAGATCACTCTGTTCTGCCTCCGCCTAAGGATCTTCCGCCATGCTAA